One part of the [Pantoea] beijingensis genome encodes these proteins:
- a CDS encoding ABC transporter substrate-binding protein yields the protein MAIKTKYQYALAIISLLAAQLIWVPAQAAENLPNVIHIAGQGNPYGTPYGTAVIGVLRANGYLEKAFADEHVKIDWQFPQGTGPAINEALANGQLDFANYGGLPNIVGRGSGLRTKILASYGSSPIYVVTRKGAAIKTLADLKGKKVSVSRGTILELSLATLLNSINLSEKDIQLYDLKAADQISALTSGDIDVVVGNADILPLRDKGIADVIYTTKGKNDPANIFGSLVVTERFAQRYPEVTQRVVDAFVQAAAFASDEKNRQQVFAIWAQTKMPRNSLESDYQGDLLKDRLNPLLDNYFRANLQRGISFARDSKLIRRDIDVQQWVDDRYINQSIEKLGYQSLWTKKEANGNDSPGTR from the coding sequence ATTTCATTGCTGGCAGCCCAGTTAATATGGGTACCGGCACAGGCCGCAGAAAACTTACCCAACGTCATTCATATCGCCGGACAGGGAAATCCTTATGGCACGCCCTACGGTACCGCGGTTATTGGTGTATTACGCGCCAACGGTTATCTTGAAAAAGCTTTTGCTGATGAGCACGTTAAAATCGACTGGCAATTCCCTCAGGGAACCGGTCCGGCGATTAATGAGGCGCTCGCCAACGGGCAACTCGATTTTGCTAACTATGGCGGATTACCGAATATTGTTGGCCGAGGTTCCGGATTAAGGACAAAAATACTGGCCTCATACGGCAGCAGCCCAATTTATGTCGTCACACGCAAAGGCGCAGCGATTAAAACGCTGGCTGATTTAAAAGGGAAAAAAGTTTCCGTTTCACGCGGAACTATTCTTGAGCTCTCGCTGGCAACGCTGCTCAATAGCATCAATCTCAGCGAAAAGGATATTCAGCTTTATGACTTAAAAGCCGCCGATCAAATTTCCGCCCTGACGTCCGGTGATATTGATGTGGTGGTCGGTAACGCAGATATTTTACCGCTGCGCGATAAAGGTATCGCCGACGTGATTTATACCACTAAGGGTAAAAACGATCCGGCCAATATCTTCGGTTCGCTGGTGGTTACCGAACGTTTTGCACAACGCTATCCAGAAGTCACTCAGCGCGTGGTGGATGCCTTTGTCCAGGCGGCGGCTTTTGCTTCTGATGAGAAAAACCGTCAACAGGTTTTTGCTATCTGGGCCCAAACAAAAATGCCGCGCAACAGCCTCGAGAGTGATTATCAGGGAGACTTACTGAAAGATCGCCTTAACCCGCTGTTGGATAATTATTTCCGCGCCAACTTACAACGCGGCATCAGCTTCGCTCGCGACAGTAAATTGATTCGCCGTGATATTGATGTGCAACAGTGGGTTGATGACCGTTATATCAACCAATCCATTGAGAAATTAGGTTATCAGTCTCTCTGGACTAAAAAAGAGGCCAACGGTAATGACTCTCCCGGCACTCGCTGA